CGCTGAAGGCCGAGAACATCGGCGTCGGCCAGCTCATCATCCCCGGCGCGATCGAGCCCGGGCACCCCGACAACGACCCGGCCGTGCTCGCCGGAAAACTGTGGCACCTGCACGCCCATCCCGGGGAGTTCCGCGTCCACTCGGACGCGCGCCCGGACGGCCAGCGATGACGCTGGACCAGAAACCCGCGGACCGCACGACGACCAGGCTGCCGCTGCTGACCTACGTCCTCGCCGCCGGCACGTTCCTGATGGGGACCACTGAGTTCGTCGTCGCGGGCCTGTTGCCGGAGATGGCGCGGGATCTCGACGTGTCCGTCGCCCGGGCGGGCCTGCTGATCACCGGGTTCGCGCTCGGGATGATCGCCGGGCCGCCCGCGATGGCGATCCTGACCAGGCGGCTGCCGCCCCGGTGGACGCTGAGCCTCGCGCTGGTCGTGTTCGCCGCCGGGCACGTGGTCGTCGCGGTCGGATCGATCTTCACCGTGCTCCTGCTGGCCCGGTTCGTGACCGCGCTGGCCACCGGCGCGTTCTGGGCGGTCGCCGCGGTGGTGGGCGCCCGCGCCGCCGGTCCCGGCGCCAGTTCGCGGGCGCTGGGGGTGGTGCTGGGCGGCGGGATGCTGGCGAACGTCGCCGGCGTGCCACTCGGGACGTTCGCCGGTCAGCTGATGGGCTGGCAGGGCCCGTTCTGGGCGCTCGCGGTGCTGGCGGCCTTGGGCGCGGTGGGGATCCGGCGGTTCGTGCCGGGCGAGGGGCCGCAGCACCAGGTCTCCTCGGTGAGGTCCGAGCTGGTCGCCCTGCGCTCGGGCCGGTTGTGGCTGACGCTGGCGGCGTGTGCTGCCACCACCGGCGGTGTGCTGTCGGCCTACAGCTACCTCTCGCCGCTGCTGACGCAGCGCGCCGGTGTCGCGAGCGCGCTGGTGCCGCTGGTTCTGGCCGGCTTCGGCGCGGGTGCTCTGATCGGTTCGCTGGTGGGCGGACGGCTCGGCGACCGGCGGCCGTTCCACGTGATGGTCGGAGCGGCGTCGGCGACCGTGGTGGTGCTGGCGGCGCTGTGCGTGCTGGCCGATGAGGCCGTACCGGTGGTTGTGCTCGTGACGCTGCTGGGGCTGGTCGGGTTGACCGCGAACCCGGTGCTGGTCGGTTTCGCCGTCCGGTTCGGGGGTGCCGCGCCCACCCTCGCTTCGGGGCTTAGCACGGCGGCGTTCAACTTCGGCACGGCCGTCGGCTCGTGGGTGGCGGGCGTGGCTCTCGAGTCGTCGCTCGCCGAGACCGGCCCGACCGTTGTCGGCACGGTCATCGCCGCGTCGACACTTGTGCCGGTGGTGGCGCTAATCCGCGCGCAGCGGCGCTCGACTTCAGCGCCCAGGTGATAGGCCCATCCCGCGTCACGGTGCCGTCGTTTTCCCGCCAGCGTTGTCGCCGCGCCACTTCTACCGTCGTCGCCGTGGACACTGATCTTTCGACGCCCCGGCCGGTGCTTCGCGCGCCGGTGGTGGCATTTCTGACGCTCGCCGCCGCGCTGGGCACCGCGACCCTGTATCCCCTGCAGCCCTCGATCGCGGAGGTCGCGGGGTCGCTGGACGTCCCGGCGGCCGTCGTCGGCACGGTGCTTGCCTGCGGACCGGCCGGGTATCTCGCCGGGCTCGCGGTGCTGGTCCCGCTGGTGGACCGGTTCCCGCCGAGGACGGTGGTGGCCGCGCAGTTCGCCGCGCTCGCCGTCGCCTTGGCGCTGGCCGCCGCCGTGGGTTCGGCGGCGCTGCTCGGGCTCGTTCTCGCCGTGATCGGCGCCGGCTCCGCAGTGGGGGCGCAGCTGAGTTCCGTGGCGGGACGGTTCGCCGAGCCGCAGCGGCGGGCGACGGTGCTCGGCGTGGTGACCGCCGGGATCTCCGCGGGCATCCTCGCCGGGCGGATCGGCGGCGGCTGGCTGACCGGGCTGATCGGCTGGCGTCCCATGCTGCTGGTGTTCGCGCTCGCGTGCGCGGTCATCGCGGTCGCCGCCCGTCTGGCGTTGCCCGCCACACCCGGCCGCGCCGGAACCGGGTACCTGGCCACGCTGCGCGGGCTTCCGGGGCTGTACCTGAGGTTCCCGGTGCTGCGGCTGGCCGCCGGGCGCGGCGCCCTCTGGTTCTTCGCGTTCTGCGCGGTGTGGGCGGGTATCGCGGTCGCGCTGTCCCAGCCGCCGTTCTCGTATTCGCCGGAACGGATCGGCCTGTACGGGGCGGCCGGGCTGCTGGGCATCGTCGCCACCCGCATCGCCGGGGTGTGGACCGACCGCATCGGCGCGCGCCGGGTGATCCTCATCGGACTCGCGCTCGCCGCCGCGGCGGCGCTGACACTCGGCCTCTGCCTGCCGAACACGCCACTCACGCTGGTCTGCCTCGGCCTGTTCGACGCCGGGCTGTTCGCCGCGCAGGTGGCCAACCAGAGCACGGTGCTCGCGCTCGACCCGGCGGCGCCCGCCCGATTCAACAGCGCCTACATGGTCGTCTACTTCGTGGGCGGCAGCCTCGGCACGGCGGCCGGCGCGGCCGCGGTCGACTGGTTCGGCTGGACCGCTACCGCGGCGGCCTGCGCGGTGGCGATCGTGGTCGCCGCGGGAATCACCGCGAGGCGCCGCACCGGATCACGCTGACGCGCGCAACGTCTGGGACAGCGCGTCGACGGTCACGCCCACGATGGCCCGCAGCTGCGCCGGGCCGGCTCCGGCTCTGCTCATGACGGCGAGGGACTGGTTCACGGCCGCGGCGTGCACGGCGAAGGCTTCGGCGTCCCGGTCGGTCAGCCCGCTGGTCTTCAAGGCGGCGCGCAGGCGCAGGCGCTGGCGACCGAGCGCCTGCTTGGCGTGCGCGGCGACGCGCGGGCTCAGGGCCGGGATCGCCATGGCCGACTGGGCGATCAGGCATCCGTCGGGCAGTGCGGGATCGGCGATGCGGTCGAGGGTGACGTCGAAGAACGCGCGAACGGCGGCGACCGGGTCGGAGTCCACACGCGACAGGGCGGCGTCGTACTTGTCGCCGTAGCGCGCGGCGTAGCGGTCCAGGCAGCGCAGGAAGAGCGTGTCCTTGTCGCCGAGGGAAGAGTAGATGGAGCTGCGGTTCAGGCCGGTCGCCCTGGACAGGTCGTCGAGCGAGGTGTCGGCGTAACCCGCGCGCCAGAACTGGATCATCGCCGCATCGAGCGCGGCGTCGGTGTCGAACTGCTTCTTGCCTGCCACGCGACCAGGCTAACACATCTTGGACTGCTCAGTTCAAGATGTGTTAGCGTCGCCGGCGTGCTCATGAACAACCCCGTCCACGACCTGCCCCTGCAACATCTGACCGGATTCACCCACCGCTGGGTCGACGCGGACGGCGTGCGCCTGCACGCCGTCGAAGGCGGACGGACGGGCGGCCCGGCCGTCGTCCTGCTCGCCGGATTTCCGCAAACCTGGTGGGCCTGGCGGAAGGTGATGCCCCGCCTCGCCGAACGGTTCCACGTCATCGCGATCGACCTGCCGGGCCAGGGCCACTCCGAGCGTCCGGAGCGCGGCTACGACACGCACACGGCCGCCGCCCACGTCCACGCCGCCGTGACCGCCCTGGGCGTGTCGAGCTATTCGCTGGCCGCCCACGACATCGGTGCCTGGGTCGCGTTCTCCCTCGCCCTCGGCTTCGAAAACCACCTGCGCCGGGTCGCGCTGCTCGACGCCGGAATTCCCGGTGTCACGCTCCCGGAGACGATTCCCACCGATCCGGACCGGGCGTGGAAGACCTGGCATTTCGCGTTCCACACCGTGCCCGAGCTACCTGAGACGCTCCTCGCCGGCCGCGAACGCGAGTACGTCGGCTGGTTTCTGACAGTGAAAGCCTTGTCTCCCAGCACCTTCGACGACACCGAACTCGACCACTACGCGGCCGCCGTCGCCGCCGACGGCGGACTGCGAGCTTCCCTCGCCTACTACCGGGACGCTGCGGAGTCGGCGCGCAAGAACCGCGAGGCGCTCCAGCAGCGGCGCCTGACCGTGCCCATCCTTGGAATCTCCAGCAGCCATGGGTCCATTCCGGACATGGCCGCCTCCCTCAGCCCGTGGGCCGACAACACCACCGGGATCGTCGTGCCGGACGCCGGACACTTCATCCCCGACGAACAGCCCGACGCCGTCGCCGACGCGCTGGCCGAGTTCCTCACCGACGCCCGCTGACGCCCGCCGAGACCGTTGTGCTCGTAGACCCCGTGTGTCAGCTCCGGGTGGCCGCGTCGGCGGTGGCCGCCCAGCTGGCGAGCAACTGGAGCCGTTCGGCGGAGGGTGAGCCGGGCTCAGCCGCGTAGGCGGTGAGTGTGAGTCCGGCGTCGGCGGTCAGGTCCATCGCTTCGAAGTTCACCGTGAATTCGCCGACGACGGGGTGCCGGAAGGATTTGGTGCCGGTGCGGTGGAGGCGCACGTCGTGGGCGGCCCAGCGGGTGCGGAAGTCGTCGCTGCGGGTGCACAGTTCGCCGATGAGGTCGGTGAGGTCCCGGTTGTGGGGGTCGCGGCCGGCTTCGGTGCGCAGGATCGCCACCGAGGTGTGGCAGGAGGCGTCGTAGTCGGGGAAGTAGTCGTGCGCGGCGGGGTCCAGGAACCCGAACCGGGCGAGGTTGGGTGGTGCGACCTCACTGGTGCGCGTGGGGCTGTCGAAGACGGGGGAGTAGAGAGCGCGGCCGAGCAGGTTGGTGCCGAGGATGTCGAGGCGTCCGTTGCGGACGAATGCGGCGGTGGTGGTCATGCTGTCGAGGATCTGCTGCACGACCGGCCGTATGCGCTGGGGCGGGCGGCGGCGCTGCGCGGCGTTGCGGGGGCGTCCGGCGGCGTTCGCGGTGCGGGCGAGGTCGAACAGGTAGACCCGTTCGGCTTCGTCGAGCTGGAGGGCGCCGGCGATGGCGTCGAGGACGCTGTCGGACACGCCCGCGAGGTTGCCCTTCTCCAGTCGCGTGTAGTAGTCGGCGGAGACACCGGCGAGCATCGCGACCTCTTCGCGGCGCAGGCCGGGTACCCGGCGGTTGCCGCCGTAGTGCCGCAGTCCGGCCTGGTCGGGGGTGATCTTGGCCCGGCGGGTGACCAGGAAGTCGCGGGCCTCGGTGCTCTTGGCGTTCACGCCTTCCACGGTACGATGGGGCCTGCGCGCGAGGGGGGTTCTGTCAGGACCCGGATAGACGTGACCTGCCACGCGCGTGCGGAGCCGCGTTTCCTCGTGGTGTGACCACATCCGGAACGACCCTGCCGCAGGCCGGGCAGCACACGGGAAGCCCCAGCCGCACACTGCTGGCCGCGCTGCTCGGGTTCTTCGTCGTCACCCTGGACGCGGTCGTGATCAACATCGCGCTGCCGGCGATCCGGACCGACCTGGGCGGCGGCATGGCGGGGCTGCAATGGGTGGTCGACGGCTACACGCTGGTGTTCGCCGCGTTCCTGCTCACGGCGGGGTCGCTGACCGACCGGATCGGGGCGAAACGGGCGTTCGGCCTCGGCGTGGCCGGGTTCGCGCTCGCGTCGGCGGCGTGCGTGCTCGCACCAGGGCTCGGGGCGCTGGTGACGTTCCGATTTGTCCAGGGCGCGGCGGCCGCGGTTGTCATGCCGTCGTCGATGGCCCTCATCGGTCAGGCATACCCCGATCCGGGGAAACGGGCGCGGGCGGTCGCGCTGTGGGCGATGGGCGGCGCGCTGGCCTCGTCGGCGGGACCGGTGCTCGGCGGAGTGCTCGCTCTGGCGAGCTGGCGGTGGATCTTCGTGATCAACCTTCCGGTGGGCGCGGTGGCGCTGGTCCTGCTGGCCGGGGCGGCGCGCTCGGGCACGCACCGGGTGCCGTTCGACCTGGCCGGCCAGGTCACCGGGGTGATCGCGATGGCGGCGCTGGTCTACGGGGCGATCGAGGCGGGCCGCAGCGGGTTCGCCGACACCGGGGTGCTGGTGGCGCTGGTTGTGGCCGTGGTGGCGGTGGTCGCGTTCGTCGTGGTCCAGGTGCGGGGCGCCCACCCGATGGTGCCGCCCGTGCTGTTCCGCTCCCGCACCGTGGTGACCGCGGTGGTCATCGGGCTCGCGTTCATGGTCGCCTACTACGGGATGCCGTTCGTGATGAGCCTGGTCCTGCAGGACCGCGGTCTGTCGTCCCTGACCACCGGGGTGGTGTTCGTGCCGATGATGCTGGCTGGGCTCGTACTGACCCCGATCGTGCCCCGGCTGGTGGAACGAACCGGCGCCCGTGCCGTGGTGGTGACCGGCCTGGGCCTCATGACTGCCGGGCTGGTCGCGCTCGCCCTCGTTCCGGCCACCACACCCACGTGGGCTGTGGCCGCGCTGATGATGCTGGTCGGCCTGGGCGGGCCCACCGTCATCCCACCGGTGATCGCGGTGCTGCTGGACGCGGTGCCCGCGCACCGGGCGGGCACCGCGAGCGGGGTCCTCAACACCAGCAGGCAGCTCGGCGGTGCGCTGGCCGTCGCCGTGTTCGGCGCTCTGCTCACCGCGCCCTCCGGGATGCGGGTGAGCCTGCTGCTGGCCGCAGCGGTCACCGTCGTGGCGGCCCTCATCGCGGTGGCGGGTTTACGCGTCCACCACCAGGACCATCCAAAGGAAACACATTGATGTCTGACAAGGAACCCTCCGGGGCGGAGAAGATGTTCGGCGACTTCGCGCCCGCACTGGTGCACTTCACCGACGACGTGCTCTTCGGCGAGGTGTGGCGGCGCACCGGGCTGACACCGAAGGAGCGCAGCCTGGTGACCGTGGCCGCGTTGGCGACCAACGGCAACACCGAGCAGCTGGTGTTCCACCTCAACCTGGCCAAGGAGAACGGCAACACCGAAGCCGAACTGATCGAAGCGTTGACCCACCTGGCCTTCTACGCGGGCTGGCCGCAGCCGATGGCCGCAATGGCCGTGGCCAAGCAGGTCTTCACCGCCTGACCATCGAAAGGAATTCATTGTGCGTGGAGCTGTTCTGCACGCCCCCGGCGATGTCCGGATCGAGGAGCGTGCCCACCCGGCGATCGAGGCGCCCACCGACGCGGTGATCCGCCTGTCCGCGACCTGCGTGTGCGGGTCGGACCTGTGGCCCTACCGCGGGATCGAGCAGGTGCACGGGCCCACCCCGATCGGGCACGAGTACGTCGGGATCGTCGAGGAGGTCGGCGGCGAGGTCACCACGATCAAGCCCGGCCAGTTCGTCGTCGGCTCGTTCTTCGCCTCCGACAACACCTGTGAGATCTGCCGCGCCGGGTTCCAGACCTCGTGCGTGCACCGCGAGTTCGTCGCGGGCGGCGCTCAGGCGGAGTACCTGCGGGTCCCGCTGGCCGACGGCACCCTGGTCGCCACGCCGGAGGCGCCCTCCGACGACCTGGTCCCGAGCCTGCTGGCGGCGTCTGACGTGCTGGGCACCGGCTGGTTCGGCGCCGTGGCCGCGGACGTGCAGCCGGGTTCGACCGTGGCCGTGGTGGGTGATGGCGCGGTCGGGCTGCTCAGCGTACTGGCTGCACGGGAGCTGGGGGCGGAGCGGATCATCGCGATGAGCCGCCACGAGTCGCGGCAGAAGCTGGCCACCGAGTTCGGCGCCACCGACATCGTGGCCGAACGCGGTGGCGAGGGCGTGGCCGCGGTGAAGGAACTGACCGGCGGGCTGGGGGCGCACTCGGTCATCGAGGCCGTGGGTACGCAGGAGTCGATGATGCAGGCGATCCGGTCGGCCCGCCCCGGTGGCGCGGTCGGCTACGTGGGTGTTGCCCACGAGGTGTCGCTCCCGGGGGAGGAGTTGTTCTTCTCCCACGTCCGGCTGCTCGGTGGCCCGGCCCCGGTGCGGCGGTTCCTGCCCGACCTGATCGAGCGCATCCTGCGCGGCGCGATCGACCCGGGCAAGGTCTTCGACCTCGAACTGCCGCTCGACCAGGTCGCCGAGGGCTACCGCGCGATGGACGAGCGTCGCGCGATCAAGACCCTCCTACGCCCGTAAGGACGAAGACATGGACCTCATCCCGGTCAACGACACCGTCAAGACCCCGGCCGAGCGATTCACCGGCGACGTCTACCTGACCATGATCAAGACGCCGGAACCGCCGTCGCGGCTGGTCGCCTCGCTGGTCAGGTTCACCCCCGGCGCCCGCACCAACTGGCACTCCCACGCGGTCGGCCAGACCTTGCACGTCACCGAGGGCGTGGGACTGGTCGTCACCCGCCACGGCACCGTGATCCGCATGCGTGCGGGTGACACGGTGTGGACGCCGCCAGGGGAGGAACACTGGCACGGCGGCACGAACACGAACTGCATGAGCCACATCGCCATGCTCGAAGGCACCGAAGACGGCGACG
The window above is part of the Amycolatopsis thermoflava N1165 genome. Proteins encoded here:
- a CDS encoding MFS transporter, whose translation is MTLDQKPADRTTTRLPLLTYVLAAGTFLMGTTEFVVAGLLPEMARDLDVSVARAGLLITGFALGMIAGPPAMAILTRRLPPRWTLSLALVVFAAGHVVVAVGSIFTVLLLARFVTALATGAFWAVAAVVGARAAGPGASSRALGVVLGGGMLANVAGVPLGTFAGQLMGWQGPFWALAVLAALGAVGIRRFVPGEGPQHQVSSVRSELVALRSGRLWLTLAACAATTGGVLSAYSYLSPLLTQRAGVASALVPLVLAGFGAGALIGSLVGGRLGDRRPFHVMVGAASATVVVLAALCVLADEAVPVVVLVTLLGLVGLTANPVLVGFAVRFGGAAPTLASGLSTAAFNFGTAVGSWVAGVALESSLAETGPTVVGTVIAASTLVPVVALIRAQRRSTSAPR
- a CDS encoding MFS transporter codes for the protein MDTDLSTPRPVLRAPVVAFLTLAAALGTATLYPLQPSIAEVAGSLDVPAAVVGTVLACGPAGYLAGLAVLVPLVDRFPPRTVVAAQFAALAVALALAAAVGSAALLGLVLAVIGAGSAVGAQLSSVAGRFAEPQRRATVLGVVTAGISAGILAGRIGGGWLTGLIGWRPMLLVFALACAVIAVAARLALPATPGRAGTGYLATLRGLPGLYLRFPVLRLAAGRGALWFFAFCAVWAGIAVALSQPPFSYSPERIGLYGAAGLLGIVATRIAGVWTDRIGARRVILIGLALAAAAALTLGLCLPNTPLTLVCLGLFDAGLFAAQVANQSTVLALDPAAPARFNSAYMVVYFVGGSLGTAAGAAAVDWFGWTATAAACAVAIVVAAGITARRRTGSR
- a CDS encoding TetR/AcrR family transcriptional regulator, with amino-acid sequence MAGKKQFDTDAALDAAMIQFWRAGYADTSLDDLSRATGLNRSSIYSSLGDKDTLFLRCLDRYAARYGDKYDAALSRVDSDPVAAVRAFFDVTLDRIADPALPDGCLIAQSAMAIPALSPRVAAHAKQALGRQRLRLRAALKTSGLTDRDAEAFAVHAAAVNQSLAVMSRAGAGPAQLRAIVGVTVDALSQTLRASA
- a CDS encoding alpha/beta fold hydrolase — encoded protein: MNNPVHDLPLQHLTGFTHRWVDADGVRLHAVEGGRTGGPAVVLLAGFPQTWWAWRKVMPRLAERFHVIAIDLPGQGHSERPERGYDTHTAAAHVHAAVTALGVSSYSLAAHDIGAWVAFSLALGFENHLRRVALLDAGIPGVTLPETIPTDPDRAWKTWHFAFHTVPELPETLLAGREREYVGWFLTVKALSPSTFDDTELDHYAAAVAADGGLRASLAYYRDAAESARKNREALQQRRLTVPILGISSSHGSIPDMAASLSPWADNTTGIVVPDAGHFIPDEQPDAVADALAEFLTDAR
- a CDS encoding helix-turn-helix transcriptional regulator; the protein is MNAKSTEARDFLVTRRAKITPDQAGLRHYGGNRRVPGLRREEVAMLAGVSADYYTRLEKGNLAGVSDSVLDAIAGALQLDEAERVYLFDLARTANAAGRPRNAAQRRRPPQRIRPVVQQILDSMTTTAAFVRNGRLDILGTNLLGRALYSPVFDSPTRTSEVAPPNLARFGFLDPAAHDYFPDYDASCHTSVAILRTEAGRDPHNRDLTDLIGELCTRSDDFRTRWAAHDVRLHRTGTKSFRHPVVGEFTVNFEAMDLTADAGLTLTAYAAEPGSPSAERLQLLASWAATADAATRS
- a CDS encoding MFS transporter, yielding MTTSGTTLPQAGQHTGSPSRTLLAALLGFFVVTLDAVVINIALPAIRTDLGGGMAGLQWVVDGYTLVFAAFLLTAGSLTDRIGAKRAFGLGVAGFALASAACVLAPGLGALVTFRFVQGAAAAVVMPSSMALIGQAYPDPGKRARAVALWAMGGALASSAGPVLGGVLALASWRWIFVINLPVGAVALVLLAGAARSGTHRVPFDLAGQVTGVIAMAALVYGAIEAGRSGFADTGVLVALVVAVVAVVAFVVVQVRGAHPMVPPVLFRSRTVVTAVVIGLAFMVAYYGMPFVMSLVLQDRGLSSLTTGVVFVPMMLAGLVLTPIVPRLVERTGARAVVVTGLGLMTAGLVALALVPATTPTWAVAALMMLVGLGGPTVIPPVIAVLLDAVPAHRAGTASGVLNTSRQLGGALAVAVFGALLTAPSGMRVSLLLAAAVTVVAALIAVAGLRVHHQDHPKETH
- a CDS encoding carboxymuconolactone decarboxylase family protein is translated as MSDKEPSGAEKMFGDFAPALVHFTDDVLFGEVWRRTGLTPKERSLVTVAALATNGNTEQLVFHLNLAKENGNTEAELIEALTHLAFYAGWPQPMAAMAVAKQVFTA
- a CDS encoding zinc-dependent alcohol dehydrogenase family protein is translated as MRGAVLHAPGDVRIEERAHPAIEAPTDAVIRLSATCVCGSDLWPYRGIEQVHGPTPIGHEYVGIVEEVGGEVTTIKPGQFVVGSFFASDNTCEICRAGFQTSCVHREFVAGGAQAEYLRVPLADGTLVATPEAPSDDLVPSLLAASDVLGTGWFGAVAADVQPGSTVAVVGDGAVGLLSVLAARELGAERIIAMSRHESRQKLATEFGATDIVAERGGEGVAAVKELTGGLGAHSVIEAVGTQESMMQAIRSARPGGAVGYVGVAHEVSLPGEELFFSHVRLLGGPAPVRRFLPDLIERILRGAIDPGKVFDLELPLDQVAEGYRAMDERRAIKTLLRP
- a CDS encoding cupin domain-containing protein codes for the protein MDLIPVNDTVKTPAERFTGDVYLTMIKTPEPPSRLVASLVRFTPGARTNWHSHAVGQTLHVTEGVGLVVTRHGTVIRMRAGDTVWTPPGEEHWHGGTNTNCMSHIAMLEGTEDGDGTTWLEPVTDEEYAAAHQA